In Aliamphritea ceti, a single window of DNA contains:
- a CDS encoding HD domain-containing phosphohydrolase → MDTEYRSILLVDDDPEYLTALQRLLESTGHQIHCADSGEAGLNILSDTPMDLVISDMNMPNMSGDEFLSEVAANWPETERIGMTASVESEVTVRAINKGKVSRFLLKPWDDDEMLEAVEKCLRLGKLKRENEQLHELTLTNNKQLKKLTHKLAGAVEDRTARLLHSHTELKSSYRLVVRMFSALTARRLGQLAEDNVRLNELMVTVAKLSPLKGGDLKQLYYAWQLRNIGKLSFDDQLIKPAYLQLAPARQRLFQRHPLLAQAQIMLVKPLYDAGKVISQHKEYLDGSGYPNGLKGDDINLGAQYLCVVNDYVELVNGRYSERAYSTAEAIHYMHETAVERYNPEALQTLVTALQELSSKGATLKDEYVGSVELKPGMKLTRDLLSEQHVLLLSAGMVMDEVAIERLREMEFNLGEHFRIYIQQRRAG, encoded by the coding sequence ATGGATACTGAGTACAGATCGATACTTCTGGTAGATGATGATCCTGAATACCTTACAGCACTGCAACGTTTGCTGGAATCGACGGGGCATCAGATTCACTGTGCCGACTCAGGTGAAGCAGGTTTAAACATATTGTCGGATACTCCAATGGATCTGGTGATCAGCGATATGAACATGCCGAATATGAGTGGCGATGAGTTTCTTAGTGAGGTCGCCGCCAATTGGCCAGAAACTGAACGTATAGGCATGACCGCCTCGGTAGAGTCAGAAGTCACTGTGCGGGCAATCAATAAAGGTAAAGTCAGTCGCTTTCTGCTTAAACCCTGGGACGATGATGAAATGCTTGAAGCCGTCGAAAAGTGTCTGCGGCTTGGCAAGTTGAAGCGGGAAAACGAACAGCTCCATGAACTTACCTTAACGAACAACAAACAGCTTAAAAAACTCACCCATAAGCTGGCAGGCGCAGTTGAAGACAGGACTGCACGTTTGCTGCATAGCCATACGGAACTGAAAAGCAGTTATCGCTTAGTTGTACGGATGTTTTCGGCATTAACTGCACGCCGTCTTGGCCAGTTAGCTGAAGACAATGTTCGCCTTAATGAACTGATGGTAACAGTAGCTAAACTAAGCCCGCTGAAAGGGGGAGACTTAAAGCAACTGTATTATGCCTGGCAACTGCGTAATATTGGCAAACTTAGCTTTGATGATCAGCTAATTAAACCCGCATATTTACAGCTTGCACCCGCCCGACAGCGGTTGTTTCAGCGCCATCCTTTGCTGGCTCAGGCACAAATTATGTTGGTAAAGCCGCTATATGATGCCGGTAAAGTTATCAGCCAGCATAAAGAGTATCTGGATGGCAGTGGCTATCCTAATGGCCTGAAGGGCGATGATATTAATCTTGGAGCGCAGTATCTTTGCGTCGTGAATGATTATGTAGAGCTGGTTAATGGGCGCTATTCTGAACGGGCTTACAGTACTGCTGAAGCTATTCACTATATGCATGAAACTGCCGTTGAACGTTATAACCCCGAAGCGTTGCAAACACTGGTAACTGCCTTACAGGAATTAAGCAGTAAAGGTGCGACGCTGAAAGACGAATATGTTGGCAGTGTTGAGCTTAAACCGGGTATGAAGCTCACCAGAGACCTGCTCAGTGAACAGCATGTGTTATTGCTCAGTGCCGGCATGGTCATGGATGAAGTGGCAATTGAGCGCTTGCGGGAGATGGAGTTTAATCTCGGCGAACACTTCAGAATATATATTCAGCAGCGCCGTGCTGGTTAA
- a CDS encoding sensor histidine kinase has translation MNMSVEQRSERKSGKTLRSNKPRKPSIARGVARLTALSIAVMGILVVLLVGLRVNGVMQQLREDHLQHESQILVAEFDRFLANQLVVLRDHAAFPVMRQGVLQPESMQGYVSDFMQNLSVLGRQYKETLVDFQGRTVFSTKPELEADYSHKPWMQKVISGEVAELVMLHPIGDEYYWCIVIPVEYQGFVEGALVTEVPLSAMSNAYQLNERISDMHIRLMQGSKEIAHYGQPQADSAVYVADWPAQNLQFEFQVDDTLLRQQRWEILLQLVVLVASVATVMVLLAYRWGQRAIAKPILYLQQEIRRLSIKKNKDPIDETSAWREVQDVAKGFNRLLRRIDQREQQLKSSNQDLAHINQQLQQSQDQLVHAEKMASLGTLAAGVAHEINNPIGYVKSNLATLEGYLESILRYQQYIDKHSPEWLDALPEQRSKLAELRHAADIGYIIEDAPQLIRESKSGVERVADIVTNLKSFAHVGEAEMARVDMNKIIQDTLKVIWNELKYKTNVYEDYGDLPEIDANAGQFQQVIINLLMNAVQAIDAKGEIFIASRFCDDNIIISVRDTGCGIAAENMKDLFTPFYTSKKVGEGTGLGLSISHGIIEKHGGSIKVISQPGKGTEFRIYLPVKANRQAE, from the coding sequence ATGAATATGTCGGTAGAGCAAAGATCAGAACGAAAGTCTGGTAAAACTCTCAGATCAAATAAGCCGCGTAAACCCAGTATTGCCCGGGGCGTCGCACGTTTGACGGCGTTAAGTATTGCGGTGATGGGCATATTGGTGGTGTTGCTTGTCGGGTTACGGGTTAATGGCGTGATGCAGCAGCTGAGAGAAGATCATTTACAGCATGAAAGCCAGATACTGGTGGCAGAGTTTGATCGTTTTCTGGCTAACCAGCTGGTGGTATTGCGTGATCATGCTGCATTTCCTGTGATGCGTCAGGGGGTGTTACAGCCAGAGTCAATGCAGGGGTATGTTAGTGATTTTATGCAAAATCTGTCTGTACTTGGTCGTCAGTACAAAGAGACACTGGTGGACTTTCAAGGTCGAACCGTTTTTTCTACTAAACCAGAATTAGAAGCTGATTACAGCCATAAGCCATGGATGCAAAAAGTCATCAGTGGTGAAGTTGCAGAGTTAGTCATGTTGCATCCCATTGGTGATGAATATTACTGGTGCATTGTTATTCCTGTGGAATACCAGGGGTTTGTGGAAGGGGCGTTAGTTACAGAGGTTCCACTGAGTGCTATGAGCAATGCTTATCAGCTGAATGAGCGCATCAGTGATATGCATATTCGTTTGATGCAGGGTAGTAAAGAAATCGCGCATTACGGGCAGCCGCAAGCAGATTCAGCCGTGTACGTGGCTGACTGGCCAGCCCAGAATTTGCAGTTTGAGTTTCAGGTTGATGACACTTTATTGCGCCAGCAGCGCTGGGAAATTTTGTTGCAGCTGGTTGTGCTGGTGGCCTCGGTAGCGACGGTGATGGTGTTGCTGGCATACCGTTGGGGGCAGAGAGCTATCGCCAAACCTATTTTATATTTACAGCAGGAAATTCGTCGCTTAAGCATTAAGAAGAATAAAGATCCTATTGATGAGACCAGCGCCTGGCGAGAAGTACAGGATGTAGCGAAAGGTTTTAACCGGTTGTTGCGACGTATTGATCAGCGGGAGCAGCAGCTAAAAAGTTCTAATCAGGATTTAGCGCACATCAACCAGCAATTACAGCAGAGTCAGGACCAGTTAGTACACGCCGAGAAGATGGCAAGCCTGGGTACGCTGGCGGCTGGAGTTGCTCATGAGATTAATAATCCGATCGGTTACGTCAAAAGTAACCTGGCAACTTTGGAAGGCTACCTAGAATCTATTCTGCGTTATCAGCAATACATCGATAAACACAGCCCTGAATGGTTAGATGCTTTGCCTGAGCAGCGAAGTAAATTGGCAGAACTACGCCATGCTGCTGATATTGGTTACATCATAGAAGACGCACCACAACTGATTCGTGAGTCGAAGTCAGGTGTTGAGCGGGTTGCAGATATAGTGACTAACCTGAAGAGTTTTGCGCACGTCGGCGAAGCCGAAATGGCCCGGGTAGACATGAATAAGATCATTCAGGACACCCTTAAAGTGATTTGGAATGAGCTGAAATACAAAACCAATGTATATGAAGACTATGGTGATTTGCCGGAGATAGATGCTAATGCCGGACAGTTTCAGCAAGTTATTATCAACTTACTAATGAATGCGGTGCAGGCGATAGATGCCAAGGGTGAAATTTTTATAGCCAGCCGTTTTTGTGATGACAACATTATTATCAGTGTACGTGATACAGGTTGCGGGATTGCGGCCGAAAACATGAAAGACTTGTTCACGCCCTTCTATACCAGTAAAAAGGTAGGTGAAGGGACCGGACTTGGCCTCTCGATCAGCCATGGCATCATCGAAAAGCATGGTGGCAGTATTAAGGTGATCAGCCAGCCAGGTAAGGGAACTGAGTTCAGAATTTATTTGCCTGTTAAAGCAAACCGGCAGGCAGAGTAG
- a CDS encoding ABC transporter substrate-binding protein yields MLIRLIIFLMLCCMALPLIAQTDAETEQSSEAGAGAQQKLMRLYIDADNSISRNATQSIYRGIYTALQEHDFQLQGYQFEIVIRDHRGNSSRSKVNLKSFLEDDQGLLVFGGLHSPPLLANKAFINQQKILLLDPWAAAAPITRSNGVDNWIYRLSVDDSKAGEFITAHAVDEEGFRQPYLLLENTGWGRSNEKNMLKALADRGIEVAGIGWFNWSLGKYNAKTMLRQARQSGADVIFLVANAPEGKVLLQAMAEDPSLSLPVRSHWGITGGDFAIDVSAEARALADLKFIQTRFSFFELPRAPLAEQVLQQARINFDGLVSPRDIKAPAGFIHAYDLTRVLIAAIQQAGLSGDVVTDRANIRDALNNLQVSVKGLIKTYKQPFTAYLPQRPDAHEALGLSDLRMAYFNQQGNIILESE; encoded by the coding sequence ATGCTGATACGTTTAATCATTTTTTTGATGCTGTGCTGTATGGCTTTACCACTGATTGCACAGACAGATGCTGAGACTGAACAATCGTCAGAAGCCGGGGCCGGGGCGCAACAAAAACTGATGCGTTTGTATATTGATGCAGATAACAGTATTTCCAGAAATGCGACTCAGTCGATTTACAGGGGTATTTATACCGCACTGCAAGAGCATGATTTTCAGCTGCAAGGCTATCAGTTTGAAATAGTTATTCGAGATCACCGGGGTAACTCATCCCGTAGTAAGGTTAACCTGAAATCCTTCTTAGAGGATGATCAGGGGTTACTGGTATTTGGTGGATTGCATTCACCGCCTCTGTTGGCCAACAAAGCATTTATTAATCAGCAAAAGATTCTTTTGCTTGATCCCTGGGCGGCAGCGGCGCCCATCACCCGCAGTAACGGCGTTGATAACTGGATTTACCGGTTGTCCGTAGATGACAGCAAAGCCGGGGAGTTCATAACCGCTCACGCGGTTGATGAAGAAGGTTTTAGGCAGCCGTATTTGCTATTGGAAAATACTGGCTGGGGACGTTCAAATGAAAAAAACATGCTCAAGGCGTTGGCTGACAGAGGTATAGAAGTAGCAGGCATTGGTTGGTTTAACTGGTCATTGGGTAAGTACAACGCCAAAACAATGTTGAGACAAGCCAGGCAATCCGGTGCTGATGTGATTTTTCTGGTGGCGAATGCCCCTGAAGGTAAGGTTCTGTTACAGGCAATGGCGGAGGATCCTTCACTGAGTTTACCCGTACGTAGCCATTGGGGCATCACCGGCGGTGATTTTGCCATCGATGTTTCCGCTGAAGCGCGAGCGCTTGCTGATCTGAAGTTTATCCAGACCCGTTTTTCATTTTTTGAATTGCCACGGGCGCCATTAGCTGAGCAGGTCTTGCAGCAGGCACGAATAAACTTTGATGGTTTAGTCAGCCCCAGAGATATAAAAGCTCCAGCCGGTTTTATACATGCTTATGATCTTACCCGGGTATTAATTGCGGCTATTCAGCAGGCAGGATTGAGCGGTGACGTAGTCACCGACCGTGCCAATATTCGTGATGCGTTAAATAACTTACAAGTATCCGTAAAAGGCCTGATAAAGACCTATAAACAGCCTTTTACAGCTTATCTTCCACAACGGCCGGATGCCCATGAAGCCCTCGGGCTGAGTGATTTGCGCATGGCGTACTTCAATCAGCAGGGCAATATCATTCTGGAGTCTGAATGA
- a CDS encoding response regulator — MQTLTSGVIASLCNVNPRTVLRWINSGKLKAFRLPGGNHRILEADFINFLQENSLPIPAELNRTDTDTAQSADVKTAESPARPKVLIVDDEKEVRRAISRVLRPLQWELHEAADGFQAGSLLLQEKPDIVLLDLSMPGLDGYEVIRYIRGNRQIRHCRILVISALAPAKLKQALDTGADEVLAKPFDNLQLRERVQGLLKESLLKESSLKERPLAKGSVAKSSETDNPDIKNRETTS, encoded by the coding sequence ATGCAGACATTGACCAGTGGTGTAATTGCCAGCTTATGTAACGTGAATCCCCGTACAGTGTTGCGCTGGATTAACAGCGGTAAGCTGAAAGCCTTCCGTTTACCTGGCGGTAACCACCGTATACTTGAAGCCGATTTTATAAATTTTCTGCAGGAAAATAGCTTGCCAATTCCTGCAGAGCTTAACCGAACGGATACTGATACGGCTCAGTCAGCAGATGTTAAAACTGCTGAAAGCCCAGCGAGGCCGAAAGTTCTGATTGTCGATGATGAGAAAGAAGTTCGTCGGGCAATCAGTCGTGTGCTTCGGCCACTGCAGTGGGAGCTGCATGAAGCTGCTGATGGTTTTCAGGCAGGTAGTCTGTTGCTGCAGGAAAAGCCGGATATCGTGCTGCTTGATCTGAGCATGCCAGGTCTGGATGGCTATGAAGTTATTCGATATATCCGGGGTAACCGACAGATTCGTCACTGCCGGATCTTGGTGATATCTGCACTGGCGCCGGCCAAACTGAAACAAGCGCTGGATACAGGAGCTGATGAGGTACTGGCGAAGCCTTTTGATAACCTACAGCTGCGTGAGCGGGTACAAGGCTTATTAAAAGAAAGTTTGTTAAAGGAAAGCTCGTTAAAAGAAAGACCGTTGGCGAAAGGCTCAGTCGCCAAGTCCTCTGAAACAGATAACCCGGATATAAAGAATCGCGAGACTACATCTTGA
- the uvrB gene encoding excinuclease ABC subunit UvrB, with protein sequence MKQRFQVKSNFQPAGDQPAAIEGLVTGINAGLTSQTLLGVTGSGKTFTIANVIAELQRPTIVMAHNKTLAAQLYGEFREFFPNNSVEYFVSYYDYYQPEAYVPSSDTFIEKDASINDHIEQMRLSATKALLEREDAIIVATVSAIYGLGDPKSYLGMMLHLDRGDEVDQRFILRRLAELQYTRNDIELHRGTYRVRGDVIDVFPAESEKEAVRIELFDDEVENISYFDPLTGEVLRKVPRATIYPKSHYVTPREILVGAVDKIKVELQDRLKQLRDNDKLVEAQRLEQRTLYDMEMIMELGYCSGIENYSRYLSGRDPGAAPPTLFDYLPDNALLVMDESHVTVPQLGAMYKGDRSRKETLVEYGFRLPSALDNRPMRFDEWESISPQVIFVSATPSKYEAANAGQVVEQVVRPTGLLDPVVEVRPAQTQVDNLLGEINKVAANGERVIVTVLTKRMAEDLTDYLDEHGVRVRYLHSDIDTVERVEIIRDLRIGEFDVLVGINLLREGIDMPEVGLVAILDADKEGFLRSETSMIQTIGRAARNINGRAILYADRVTGSMQRAMDETERRREKQIEHNKKNGIVPKGITKSVADIMEGAAYIPGRKKSNKASKKVAEATAEYTLDASKLSGAELAKALSKLEDQMYEAAKNLEFETAAHFRDQLEKLKHSGL encoded by the coding sequence ATGAAGCAACGCTTTCAGGTAAAGTCGAATTTTCAGCCTGCCGGTGATCAGCCGGCAGCGATCGAAGGTCTGGTAACAGGCATCAATGCAGGACTGACCTCACAGACTTTACTTGGGGTAACAGGCTCAGGTAAAACTTTCACTATTGCGAATGTTATTGCTGAGTTACAGCGGCCAACAATCGTGATGGCGCATAATAAAACACTGGCGGCTCAGTTATATGGTGAGTTCAGAGAGTTCTTTCCGAACAACTCAGTTGAGTATTTCGTTTCCTACTATGATTACTATCAGCCAGAAGCCTATGTACCTTCTTCAGATACTTTCATTGAGAAAGATGCCTCAATAAACGATCACATTGAACAGATGCGACTTTCAGCGACTAAAGCTTTGCTGGAGCGAGAAGATGCGATCATTGTTGCGACCGTTTCAGCGATTTATGGTCTGGGTGATCCTAAGTCTTATCTGGGTATGATGCTGCACCTTGACCGTGGTGATGAAGTTGATCAGCGCTTTATTTTGCGCCGCTTAGCCGAGCTGCAGTACACCCGTAATGATATCGAATTACACCGGGGCACTTACCGGGTACGTGGCGATGTGATTGATGTGTTTCCGGCTGAATCTGAAAAAGAAGCGGTACGTATCGAGCTGTTTGATGATGAAGTAGAAAATATCAGTTACTTTGACCCATTGACCGGTGAAGTGCTGCGTAAAGTCCCCCGTGCCACGATTTATCCTAAGTCTCACTATGTAACTCCACGGGAAATTCTGGTCGGCGCGGTTGATAAAATCAAAGTTGAATTACAGGACCGGCTTAAACAGTTACGTGATAACGATAAACTGGTAGAAGCACAGCGTCTGGAACAGCGCACCCTCTATGATATGGAAATGATCATGGAGCTGGGTTACTGCTCGGGGATCGAAAACTATTCACGTTATCTGTCAGGTCGAGACCCTGGTGCGGCGCCACCAACACTGTTTGATTATTTGCCAGACAACGCATTATTGGTAATGGATGAGTCACATGTAACTGTGCCGCAGCTAGGTGCAATGTATAAAGGTGACCGTTCGCGGAAAGAAACGTTAGTGGAATACGGTTTCCGTTTGCCTTCGGCACTGGATAACCGGCCGATGCGTTTTGATGAGTGGGAGTCTATCTCGCCTCAGGTGATTTTTGTGTCTGCGACGCCGAGTAAGTATGAAGCAGCGAATGCGGGTCAGGTAGTTGAGCAAGTTGTGCGACCAACGGGGCTGCTTGACCCTGTGGTAGAAGTCCGGCCTGCACAAACACAGGTTGATAATCTGTTAGGTGAGATTAATAAAGTCGCAGCGAATGGCGAACGAGTTATTGTCACTGTTTTGACTAAGCGTATGGCTGAAGATCTAACCGATTATTTAGACGAACATGGTGTAAGAGTTCGTTACCTGCACTCAGACATTGATACCGTTGAACGGGTAGAAATTATTCGTGATTTACGTATCGGTGAGTTTGATGTGTTGGTGGGGATTAACCTGCTGCGGGAAGGTATCGACATGCCTGAAGTTGGTTTAGTGGCAATTCTTGATGCGGACAAAGAAGGCTTCCTGCGTTCTGAAACATCAATGATTCAGACCATTGGCCGTGCGGCGCGAAATATCAATGGCCGGGCAATTCTTTATGCCGACCGTGTAACCGGGTCTATGCAACGGGCGATGGATGAAACAGAGCGTCGTCGTGAAAAGCAGATCGAGCACAATAAGAAGAACGGTATTGTTCCGAAAGGCATTACGAAGTCAGTTGCCGATATTATGGAAGGTGCCGCGTATATTCCTGGCCGTAAGAAGAGTAACAAAGCTTCTAAGAAAGTGGCTGAAGCTACCGCTGAATATACCCTGGATGCATCTAAGTTGAGCGGTGCAGAGTTGGCTAAAGCACTTAGCAAGCTTGAAGATCAGATGTATGAGGCGGCGAAAAATCTGGAGTTTGAGACCGCGGCGCATTTCCGCGACCAACTGGAAAAACTCAAACACAGTGGTTTGTAG
- a CDS encoding pyridoxal phosphate-dependent aminotransferase — protein MQLSDRVNSIKPSPTLAVTNRAAELRAAGQNIIGLGAGEPDFDTPEHIKTAAITALNNGFTKYTAVDGTPALKTAIIKKFKRDNGFDYEANQILVSCGGKQSFFNLSMALLNKGDEVIIPAPYWVSYPDMVLMGEGKPVIVTTEQSARFKLTPEQLEAAITERTKLLVLNSPSNPTGVAYELDELKALGEVLKKHPQVMVASDDMYEHIMFDDKPFVNILNACPELYDRTIVLNGVSKAYSMTGWRIGYAAGPAKLIGAMKKIQSQSTSNPTSISQVAAEAALEGSLDCVNEMLTAFQERRNYVVSTLNEIEGVDCLDVDGTFYAFPSFHAIIENDARFEDDIALAEFMLMEAGVALVPGSAFGAPGNMRLSFATSMEVLEDALGRIKKALQG, from the coding sequence ATGCAACTTTCCGACCGCGTAAACAGTATCAAACCTTCCCCGACACTGGCAGTAACTAACCGTGCTGCCGAACTGCGTGCCGCGGGTCAGAACATTATCGGCCTAGGTGCCGGCGAACCTGACTTCGACACCCCGGAACACATTAAAACCGCAGCAATTACCGCACTGAACAACGGCTTCACGAAATACACCGCTGTTGACGGTACTCCGGCCCTGAAAACCGCGATTATTAAAAAGTTTAAACGTGATAATGGCTTCGACTACGAAGCAAACCAGATTCTGGTTTCATGCGGCGGTAAGCAGAGCTTCTTCAACCTTTCTATGGCTCTGCTGAACAAAGGTGATGAAGTTATTATCCCTGCGCCTTACTGGGTGTCTTACCCGGATATGGTTCTGATGGGTGAAGGTAAGCCAGTTATCGTGACGACTGAACAGTCTGCACGTTTCAAGCTGACGCCTGAACAGCTGGAAGCAGCAATCACTGAACGTACCAAACTGCTGGTTCTGAACAGCCCGTCTAACCCAACTGGCGTTGCCTATGAACTGGACGAGCTGAAAGCGCTTGGCGAAGTACTGAAAAAGCACCCACAGGTAATGGTTGCCAGCGATGACATGTACGAGCACATTATGTTCGACGATAAGCCATTCGTTAACATTCTGAATGCTTGCCCTGAACTGTATGACCGTACCATCGTACTGAACGGCGTATCTAAAGCTTACTCTATGACTGGCTGGCGTATTGGTTACGCGGCTGGCCCGGCAAAGCTGATCGGCGCAATGAAAAAGATTCAGTCACAGAGCACGTCTAACCCGACATCCATCTCTCAGGTTGCCGCTGAAGCTGCTCTGGAAGGCTCACTGGATTGCGTTAACGAAATGCTGACAGCATTCCAGGAACGTCGCAATTACGTAGTAAGCACACTGAACGAAATCGAAGGTGTTGACTGCCTGGACGTTGACGGAACTTTCTACGCATTCCCTAGCTTCCATGCAATCATCGAAAACGACGCTCGTTTCGAAGACGATATCGCGCTGGCTGAATTCATGCTGATGGAAGCAGGTGTTGCACTGGTACCAGGTTCTGCATTCGGCGCACCAGGTAACATGCGTTTGTCTTTTGCAACTTCAATGGAAGTACTGGAAGACGCACTGGGCCGTATCAAGAAAGCACTGCAAGGCTAA
- a CDS encoding L,D-transpeptidase family protein: MYCRAFFYRTFFYRAFFYRTACPPKTDHSDLFSHTLSAILFLFLTSITASVNASSRPAITPLDTEPYSFKELQQAIGFYQTLNTLPWPVLRKTNKLLRLEDNHPDLAIMRHQLLLLGDLTAPYTTPHNTSDNAADTDTKANSAEYFDQHLEQALKHFQQRHGIKVDGILGPQSRKALNISPAHRIQQLALNIHRQNQFADKASQRFIQVNIPEFRLRLFDQNELLLEMKTIVGRKTRKTPVFDTHIQALVINPSWNVPKSIAFKDILPRWQEDPEYLQRKNLQVLAGWNSSRPVPAEEIDLTKMYQGNEYQRLWEPPGMGNTLGRIKFISRSQYAIYLHDTSAPRLFDEHNRAFSSGCIRVAEARQLADTLLSLSEPEDVSLEPILSHSRTQTLPLQQPVNLHVTYWTAWISPKGTLNFREDLYKRDRWQMQEHQQQLAEIIDKSSVPAPLETAQVALRQVHQQSLDTQTE; encoded by the coding sequence ATGTATTGCCGAGCTTTCTTTTACCGTACTTTCTTTTACCGAGCTTTCTTTTACAGAACTGCCTGTCCCCCAAAGACTGACCACTCCGACCTGTTTAGCCATACCTTATCCGCAATTCTCTTTCTGTTTCTGACCAGCATCACAGCTTCCGTTAATGCATCCAGCCGCCCTGCTATAACTCCTCTGGATACAGAGCCTTACAGCTTTAAAGAACTCCAGCAAGCCATTGGTTTTTACCAAACGCTTAATACCTTACCCTGGCCTGTATTGCGGAAAACGAACAAACTTTTACGCCTGGAAGATAACCATCCTGATTTGGCAATCATGCGCCACCAGTTATTACTGCTTGGCGATCTGACCGCACCATATACAACCCCGCACAATACTTCAGATAACGCAGCTGATACTGATACTAAAGCCAACAGTGCTGAATACTTTGATCAGCATCTGGAGCAAGCACTGAAGCACTTCCAGCAACGTCACGGTATCAAAGTCGATGGCATTCTTGGCCCACAAAGCCGTAAAGCGCTTAATATTTCTCCAGCACACAGGATTCAGCAACTGGCACTGAATATCCATCGTCAGAATCAGTTTGCAGACAAAGCCAGTCAGCGCTTTATTCAGGTGAACATTCCGGAATTCCGCCTGCGCCTGTTCGATCAGAATGAACTTTTGCTTGAAATGAAAACCATAGTCGGAAGAAAAACCCGAAAAACACCGGTTTTTGATACGCATATTCAGGCATTAGTGATTAACCCTTCCTGGAATGTACCCAAAAGCATCGCCTTTAAAGATATTCTGCCTCGCTGGCAGGAAGACCCTGAATACCTGCAACGAAAAAACCTGCAGGTGCTCGCCGGCTGGAATTCTTCACGCCCGGTTCCCGCTGAAGAAATCGACCTGACTAAAATGTATCAGGGAAATGAGTATCAGCGACTCTGGGAGCCGCCGGGAATGGGCAACACTCTGGGGCGTATCAAGTTTATATCCCGCAGTCAGTACGCTATCTATCTGCATGACACCTCCGCACCGCGATTATTTGATGAACACAACCGTGCTTTCAGTTCTGGCTGTATTCGCGTTGCCGAAGCACGCCAGCTTGCCGATACCCTGCTTTCCCTGAGTGAGCCGGAAGATGTTTCACTCGAACCTATACTTAGCCATTCCCGTACGCAGACATTACCGTTGCAACAGCCTGTTAACTTACACGTTACTTACTGGACAGCCTGGATTTCGCCAAAAGGCACACTAAATTTTCGCGAAGATTTGTATAAACGGGATCGTTGGCAAATGCAGGAACATCAACAGCAACTGGCTGAAATCATAGATAAAAGCTCAGTACCCGCACCACTGGAAACCGCTCAGGTAGCTCTCAGGCAAGTGCATCAGCAAAGCCTGGACACGCAAACTGAGTGA
- a CDS encoding YcbK family protein: MSKQLHSRRKFLRTLSGFTGLSMAPNAFAQINKLPLSDNQEMPLASGKDKQLDFLHLHTGESLSTTFFSGNQFVATEMSDVNYLLRDHHNGEVYDMNPELLNLLYDVRSALGTQKPIHVISAYRSPATNEKLRKNSTKVAKKSLHMQGKAIDIRIPGVDVKDIHQAALAVKGGGVGLYTRSDFVHLDVGRVRRWGK, from the coding sequence ATGTCTAAACAGTTACACAGTCGCAGAAAATTCTTGCGCACGCTAAGCGGCTTTACCGGTTTATCAATGGCGCCTAATGCGTTTGCACAGATAAATAAACTGCCATTATCTGACAATCAGGAAATGCCGTTAGCCTCAGGTAAAGATAAACAGCTGGATTTTTTGCATCTGCATACCGGAGAGTCTCTTTCGACAACGTTCTTCAGCGGTAATCAGTTCGTTGCCACCGAAATGTCTGATGTAAACTATCTGCTGCGTGACCATCACAACGGTGAAGTCTACGACATGAATCCTGAACTGCTGAACCTGCTATACGATGTTCGTAGTGCTCTGGGGACTCAAAAACCAATCCATGTCATTTCTGCTTACCGTTCACCGGCAACCAACGAAAAGCTGCGCAAGAACAGCACTAAGGTCGCCAAAAAGAGCTTACACATGCAAGGTAAGGCTATCGATATCCGTATTCCCGGAGTCGATGTTAAAGACATTCATCAGGCAGCACTGGCCGTCAAAGGTGGCGGTGTTGGACTTTACACCCGCAGTGATTTTGTCCACCTAGATGTTGGCCGGGTACGACGCTGGGGTAAATAA